In Anaerolineae bacterium, the following proteins share a genomic window:
- a CDS encoding GAF domain-containing protein gives MSQQEVVKQLQAQVEELTQTLAKTNRLAQYLETGAQVSRVIASTHNLDKLNKQIVKIIKDGFDFYQVAVFLIDHSAQWAVLHEATGKAGREMKKEGYRLPVDDDQSIIGWVNQNRKPCFFYFHEQERGQNGRHRHYHLTPPPPRTGRRLEMVLPLIAKDRLVGTLHLQSAKGSTFEPDDVTALQTLADQIASAIEKTQLYLEAISERDKNSLLYEISNALSKALDFDAVTATAVGFANRLGATSGEIHLLADTGEVYFKSTYPERNELSDPERQTVVKRILAEGLDAWVLKHEQSALITDTQQDERWLVIEYADQTVSVRSIICSPIRVGRDQLKGAISFVHPEPNHFNEQDLTRLGTLASQIAVALENTMLVNDIQHNLQETHLMLDISRQLAAATNINDVYAALVKSIMAVGVERSVLYMCDELDSGTNSRHGEIVFVSDTRAAASDEGIGDRFRLADYPVLEELTRTQETLVIDHVSGDQRLSEAEQEFLSRFGTQSLALNPLVARGRVIGFISIEYRVPYSFNQRELAMYRTVCNQTTIAIENARQIQRSEAALAETQLLYRAGRVLAGAADIQEVLEEALVEFLYSLGLDQGAITLLTSDRKYGQLMVYVQDSQVQDTEGLKFPVIEGVPYQEILLAGQPFTSYDVANDPRLEEFRSFNVEPPRSLLEAPLIIQGETVGWIGADAVKQHREFTQREIDLARAMADQIAITIQNRRLLEQTERRAEQLRAVAEVGEAVSRMIDLDEVLNKTVDLIRDRFGFYHVSIFLLNEARDWAVVRASTGKVGKIMVERPHRLEVGGKSIVGYVTDQAQPRIALDVGEDAVHFNNPLLPNTRSEMALPLISRGTVIGALDVQSEKANAFSNEDIETLQVMANQLTAALQNAQLFDQTQRRLMEQATLYGIGTKMGATLDLQDATDNLVTETAEALGVAECALTLIEENSLYTISDYTRRDTSHSIKQHRRPHFNFSDSAYLTKVMETKQELRVHLNAPSIFDTNSPEFDYLKTHQGTALLIVPVLLRNDVIAFLEVYDNKPDRRFREDNISLLDSIALQAANTIENIRLFESTQYRSRLLQTAAEVSRTATSILDIHELISATVNLIRDKFDFYYVGLFLVDEEKEWAVLEAGTGEAGRLQVEAEHRLKIGGESMIGWSVKNRQARIALDVGEDAVWFNNPYLPDTHSEMALPLISRDEVIGALTVQSVERGAFSDEDIILLQTMADQVANAIQNARFFTQTQLALSETEKLYQITQELLSARDEEAVYQVAIEAITQSGIDSSAIYMYVDDPDSAEQMIEQKAIWANTGEPIFPNGTRFKAGDLVMEQLVPLHDGLFIEDIDEDPRLTDRVRRSLKLIRIKTLLVLPLSTFQNRLGFLLVAYKAKSKSFTTSQTRLYHTIVQQMVVALENLRLLEASQRRAKREEIIREITGKIRSTTNVDDILKTTVTELSKVLGAANGGVILGLGGSGSNVNPAAGSGQVESKRVKS, from the coding sequence TGACCACTCGGCCCAATGGGCGGTGCTGCACGAGGCCACCGGCAAGGCCGGTCGGGAAATGAAAAAAGAGGGCTATCGCCTGCCGGTGGACGACGATCAATCCATTATCGGTTGGGTCAATCAAAATAGAAAGCCATGTTTTTTTTATTTCCACGAACAGGAAAGGGGTCAAAACGGGCGCCATCGTCATTATCATCTCACCCCTCCTCCCCCTCGCACCGGACGCCGTTTGGAGATGGTGCTGCCCCTTATTGCCAAAGATCGCCTGGTTGGCACCCTCCATTTGCAAAGCGCCAAAGGCAGCACGTTTGAGCCGGATGATGTAACGGCCTTGCAAACCCTGGCCGACCAGATTGCTTCGGCCATTGAAAAAACGCAGCTCTACCTTGAGGCTATCTCTGAACGCGATAAAAATAGCCTGCTCTATGAGATCAGCAATGCCCTGAGCAAAGCGCTGGACTTTGACGCCGTAACCGCCACCGCGGTTGGTTTTGCCAACCGCCTGGGCGCTACCTCCGGCGAAATCCACTTACTGGCCGATACCGGCGAGGTTTACTTTAAAAGCACCTATCCCGAACGGAACGAACTCTCAGACCCGGAACGGCAAACCGTGGTTAAGCGTATCCTGGCCGAAGGTTTGGACGCCTGGGTGCTCAAACATGAGCAATCGGCCCTTATCACCGATACGCAGCAGGATGAGCGCTGGCTGGTTATTGAATATGCCGACCAAACCGTCTCCGTCCGTTCTATTATCTGCTCGCCTATCAGAGTGGGGCGAGACCAACTCAAAGGGGCCATTTCCTTTGTTCATCCCGAACCCAACCATTTCAACGAGCAAGACCTGACCCGCCTGGGCACCCTCGCCTCGCAAATAGCTGTAGCCCTGGAAAACACCATGCTGGTTAATGATATTCAGCATAACCTGCAAGAAACCCACCTGATGTTAGACATTAGCCGCCAACTGGCGGCCGCCACAAACATCAACGACGTTTACGCCGCCCTGGTCAAAAGTATTATGGCCGTAGGCGTGGAGCGCAGCGTATTATACATGTGCGACGAGCTGGACTCCGGCACTAATTCAAGACATGGCGAAATTGTGTTTGTGAGCGATACCCGTGCCGCCGCCAGCGATGAAGGCATTGGCGACCGTTTCCGCCTGGCCGACTACCCGGTTCTGGAAGAATTGACCCGCACCCAGGAAACGCTGGTTATAGACCATGTTTCCGGCGATCAGCGTTTGAGCGAGGCGGAACAGGAGTTCTTATCAAGATTTGGCACCCAGAGTTTGGCCCTTAACCCCCTGGTAGCGCGCGGCCGGGTGATTGGCTTCATCTCCATAGAATACCGGGTGCCCTATAGCTTCAACCAGCGTGAACTGGCCATGTACCGCACCGTCTGTAACCAGACCACCATTGCCATTGAAAATGCCCGCCAGATTCAACGCTCCGAAGCGGCCCTGGCTGAAACGCAGTTACTTTACCGGGCGGGTCGCGTGCTGGCCGGCGCCGCCGACATCCAGGAAGTGTTGGAAGAAGCGCTGGTTGAATTTCTGTACAGCCTGGGGCTGGATCAAGGCGCCATTACCCTGCTCACCTCCGACCGCAAATACGGCCAGCTTATGGTTTATGTGCAGGATAGCCAGGTGCAGGATACTGAGGGTTTAAAATTCCCCGTTATCGAAGGCGTACCCTACCAGGAAATCCTGCTGGCCGGCCAACCGTTCACCAGCTACGATGTCGCCAATGACCCCCGCCTGGAAGAGTTTCGCAGTTTCAATGTAGAACCTCCCAGGTCGCTGCTGGAAGCGCCATTGATTATTCAGGGAGAAACGGTTGGCTGGATTGGGGCCGACGCGGTAAAACAACATCGGGAATTTACCCAACGAGAAATTGACCTGGCCCGGGCCATGGCCGACCAAATTGCCATCACCATTCAAAATCGCCGCCTGCTGGAACAAACCGAGCGCCGGGCCGAACAGCTCAGAGCCGTGGCCGAAGTTGGCGAGGCCGTCTCGCGCATGATTGACCTGGATGAAGTGCTCAACAAAACGGTTGACCTCATTCGGGATCGTTTTGGCTTTTATCACGTTTCCATCTTCCTGCTCAACGAGGCCAGAGATTGGGCCGTGGTCCGCGCCTCCACCGGCAAAGTCGGCAAAATTATGGTTGAGCGGCCTCACCGTTTGGAAGTGGGCGGCAAATCCATTGTGGGTTACGTAACCGATCAAGCCCAACCCCGCATTGCCCTGGACGTGGGTGAAGACGCCGTTCACTTCAATAATCCGTTGTTGCCCAATACCCGTTCAGAAATGGCCCTGCCCCTCATTTCTCGCGGCACGGTGATTGGCGCCCTGGACGTGCAAAGTGAAAAAGCCAACGCTTTTAGTAACGAAGATATTGAAACCCTGCAAGTGATGGCCAACCAATTGACCGCCGCTCTGCAAAACGCCCAACTCTTTGACCAAACCCAACGCCGCCTGATGGAACAAGCCACCTTATACGGCATCGGCACCAAAATGGGGGCTACGCTTGATCTCCAGGACGCCACCGATAACCTGGTCACTGAAACCGCCGAAGCTCTTGGCGTGGCCGAGTGCGCCCTGACTTTGATTGAAGAGAACAGCCTTTACACCATCAGCGACTATACCCGGCGAGATACATCACATTCTATCAAACAGCATCGCCGCCCGCATTTTAATTTTAGCGACTCGGCTTACCTGACCAAAGTCATGGAAACCAAACAGGAACTGAGAGTTCACCTCAACGCTCCCTCCATCTTTGATACAAACAGCCCGGAATTTGATTACCTGAAAACGCACCAGGGCACGGCCTTGCTCATTGTGCCGGTGCTACTCAGAAACGACGTGATTGCCTTTTTGGAAGTTTACGACAACAAGCCTGACCGCCGTTTTCGCGAAGACAATATTTCTTTGTTAGACTCCATTGCCCTGCAAGCCGCCAATACCATTGAAAACATCCGCTTGTTTGAGTCTACCCAATACCGTTCCCGTTTGCTGCAAACCGCCGCCGAAGTTTCCCGAACCGCCACCTCGATTCTGGATATTCACGAACTGATTAGCGCCACGGTCAATCTCATCCGTGATAAGTTTGACTTTTATTACGTTGGTCTTTTCTTGGTTGACGAGGAGAAAGAGTGGGCTGTGCTGGAGGCCGGCACCGGCGAAGCCGGACGGCTCCAGGTTGAAGCCGAGCACCGCCTCAAGATTGGGGGCGAGTCTATGATTGGCTGGAGCGTTAAAAATCGGCAGGCCCGCATTGCCCTGGATGTGGGGGAAGATGCGGTTTGGTTCAATAACCCCTACCTGCCTGATACCCACTCGGAAATGGCCCTGCCGTTGATTAGCCGGGACGAGGTGATTGGCGCGCTGACCGTACAGAGCGTGGAGCGCGGCGCATTTTCCGACGAAGACATTATCCTGCTGCAAACAATGGCCGACCAGGTGGCCAACGCTATTCAAAATGCGCGCTTTTTTACCCAAACCCAGCTTGCGCTTTCTGAAACTGAAAAATTGTACCAAATCACTCAGGAATTGCTTTCCGCCCGCGACGAGGAGGCCGTTTATCAAGTGGCCATCGAGGCCATCACTCAGTCGGGCATTGATTCCAGCGCCATCTACATGTATGTGGATGATCCAGACAGCGCCGAGCAAATGATTGAACAAAAAGCAATTTGGGCCAATACCGGCGAGCCAATCTTTCCCAATGGCACCCGCTTCAAGGCCGGCGACCTGGTGATGGAACAACTGGTGCCTTTGCACGATGGCTTGTTTATTGAAGACATTGATGAGGACCCCCGCCTGACCGACCGGGTCCGCCGCTCGTTAAAACTGATCCGCATCAAAACGCTGCTGGTGCTGCCGCTATCCACTTTCCAGAACCGGCTTGGGTTTTTGCTGGTGGCCTATAAAGCCAAAAGCAAAAGCTTTACCACCTCCCAAACCAGGCTCTACCACACCATTGTGCAGCAAATGGTGGTAGCCCTGGAAAACCTGCGCCTGTTAGAAGCATCCCAGCGGCGGGCCAAACGCGAGGAGATTATCCGAGAAATTACCGGCAAAATCAGAAGCACTACCAACGTGGACGATATTCTCAAAACAACCGTGACCGAATTGAGCAAAGTTCTGGGCGCGGCCAATGGCGGTGTTATCCTGGGCCTGGGCGGTTCCGGCTCAAACGTTAATCCCGCTGCCGGATCAGGTCAGGTTGAGTCAAAACGGGTAAAGTCATGA
- a CDS encoding GAF domain-containing protein — translation MSKSTELMEIHAALSPQKSKLVNLYHQILQENPPSRRPRPADLKKLAADEVKALLGFIKNPDQAAVRQRGAQLCQAGLDEAALLQWGQAVRKFCLTQLPEQLRLPVLDVLESYHQTVTRSYILAREISVVEEAESLLQETIAMQQLSQALSGTLQFDEILDFFFQTCTKVLGFDFVIFSLVDKDQQRVNAIAGVGVSQAHLKRASHPMDSADIMADIIRTGRTEIITGWDERFDSKNFEAESMAEWGMRLFTPITLRRENIGLVEVGFNKNVEAAIEDSQLRLLRAFIDQTALALDNAQRYQASRRATHRESLIKEITTKVRASTNLDTVLQTTVKELGDAFGGKRTYVHLVSPSNSHDQ, via the coding sequence ATGAGCAAGTCAACTGAATTGATGGAAATTCACGCTGCCTTATCGCCACAAAAAAGCAAACTGGTTAACCTGTATCACCAGATTTTGCAAGAAAATCCACCCTCCCGCCGCCCCCGGCCTGCCGACTTAAAGAAGCTGGCTGCGGATGAGGTGAAAGCTTTATTGGGCTTTATCAAAAACCCCGACCAGGCCGCAGTTCGCCAACGCGGCGCGCAATTATGCCAGGCCGGTTTGGATGAAGCCGCCCTTTTACAATGGGGACAGGCCGTCCGAAAATTCTGCCTTACCCAACTACCGGAGCAGTTGCGGCTGCCGGTGTTGGATGTATTAGAGTCTTACCACCAAACGGTCACCCGTAGTTACATTCTGGCCCGCGAAATCAGCGTGGTGGAAGAGGCGGAGTCGCTTTTGCAAGAAACCATTGCCATGCAGCAGCTCAGCCAGGCCCTCTCCGGGACCCTGCAATTTGACGAAATCCTGGACTTTTTCTTTCAAACCTGTACCAAAGTGCTGGGGTTTGATTTTGTGATTTTTTCTTTGGTTGACAAAGACCAACAGCGAGTGAACGCCATTGCCGGGGTGGGTGTCTCCCAAGCCCATCTTAAACGCGCCAGCCATCCCATGGACAGCGCAGACATCATGGCCGATATTATCAGAACCGGCAGAACCGAAATTATCACCGGCTGGGATGAACGTTTTGACTCTAAAAACTTTGAGGCTGAAAGTATGGCCGAGTGGGGGATGCGCCTGTTTACGCCCATTACCCTGCGCCGAGAAAATATTGGCCTGGTTGAAGTTGGGTTCAACAAAAATGTGGAAGCCGCCATTGAAGATTCCCAGCTCAGATTGCTCAGAGCCTTTATTGACCAGACCGCCCTGGCCCTGGATAACGCCCAGCGTTACCAGGCCAGCCGGCGCGCCACCCACCGCGAGAGCTTGATTAAAGAAATTACTACCAAAGTGAGAGCCTCGACCAACCTGGATACCGTTTTGCAAACCACTGTGAAAGAGTTAGGCGATGCCTTTGGGGGCAAACGAACCTACGTTCACCTGGTATCCCCTTCCAACAGCCACGACCAGTGA